In a genomic window of Hippoglossus stenolepis isolate QCI-W04-F060 chromosome 17, HSTE1.2, whole genome shotgun sequence:
- the mtdha gene encoding metadherin a isoform X1: MAGDMRGFALEKAEMLSGRLKELLSSGQGYIQAQLGVDLGLKPELYPTWVVLSTAAAGLLLLLALSWAAVCGRGAAAKKRGAPVTQCEPVKADVAIAAKPEEPKRRNKKKPGERAPQAAVTSGRVTKTQSNGQPVTVAQEEVKVTVVVPKQAAKIKTGKVREVQAPVQVKNNKKKVKTDVKPVQHVSTNDSKEPEDGAWETKVSNREKKQQRRKDKGPEDSGSSGGVEAPKTHVTTTAATAPTNAKKHRGNHELLPPRTSGKVDTASGAIKVSSSRREEPSVNGVGWTDSSLKIQGQMSAMDGTKWRNVPSAPHYRGPAEPQRWTQEAQAAWSGIDGRIKTELNPVSFSMRRLNTSDPISNSMELQWASNPTVDDEWSGYNGLAAAADSTSDWNAPAEHWGNYEEPPVLVTPAAPLKEQPAPNKVSEDEKDAEDSSGAAAKSKKKRKKKKKAEEEAASEAQVVSTAPLVNAAAKPQELPVMASKKPNPSISSAQKMSEQSVEPPKPSQKKKVRRET; the protein is encoded by the exons ATGGCAGGGGACATGCGAGGCTTCGCGCTGGAAAAAGCCGAAATGCTCTCCGGCCGTTTGAAGGAGCTCCTGTCGTCGGGACAGGGCTACATCCAGGCTCAGCTCGGGGTGGACCTGGGTCTGAAGCCCGAGCTGTACCCGACGTGGGTCGTCCTGTCCACGGCCGCggcggggctgctgctgctgctagcgCTGTCATGGGCCGCCGTCTGCGGCCGTGGGGCCGCCGCGAAGAAGCGAGGAGCCCCGGTGACCCAGTGCGAGCCCGTCAAGGCCGACGTGGCTATAGCTGCGAAGCCAGAAGAACCGAAGAGGAGGAACAAGAAGAAACCGGGGGAAAGGGCTCCGCAGGCTGCGGTAACGAGCGGTCGAGTCACG AAGACTCAGTCTAATGGGCAGCCAGTGACTGTCGCTCAGGAGGAAGTCAAAGTGACTGTGGTGGTTCCAAAGCAGGCCGCGAAGATCAAAACGGGGAAG GTCCGTGAGGTGCAGGCCCCTGTGCAGGTGAAAAATAACAAGAAGAAAGTGAAGACGGACGTGAAACCAGTTCAGCATGTGTCTACAAATGATTCAAAGGAACCTGAGGATG GTGCATGGGAGACCAAAGTCAGTAACCgtgagaagaagcagcagcgcAGGAAGGACAAAGGCCCTGAGGACTCTGGGAGCTCAGGAGGTGTCGAGGCCCCCAAAACCCATGTGACAACAACTGCAGCCACAGCCCCCACCAACGCCAAGAAGCACAGAGGAAACCATG AGTTGCTGCCTCCAAGAACCAGTGGAAAGGTGGATACAGCCAGTGGAGCTATTAAAG TGTCCTCCAGCCGGCGAGAGGAGCCTTCAGTTAACGGCGTAGGATGGACCGACAGTTCTTTGAAGATTCAGGGTCAGATGAGTGCCATGGATGGAACCAAGTGGAGGAACGTGCCCTCTGCTCCGCATTACAGGGGCCCCGCTGAGCCCCAGCGCTGGACACAGGAAGCACAAG CAGCATGGAGTGGCATTGATGGTCGCATAAAGACTGAACTCAACCCTGTGTCCTTCTCCATGCGGAGACTCAACACCTCAG ACCCAATATCCAATTCAATGGAGCTGCAGTGGGCGAGCAACCCAACCGTTGATGATGAATGGTCTGGTTACA acgggctggcagcagcagcggacTCCACCTCTGACTGGAATGCCCCAGCAGAGCACTGGGGCAACTATGAAGAGCCTCCTGTGTTGGTGACACCAGCCGCTCCCCTGAAGGAACAGCCTGCCCCCAACAAG GTATCCGAGGATGAGAAGGATGCCGAGGATTCCTCTGGGGCAGCAGCAAAGtccaagaagaagaggaaaaagaagaagaaagcagaaGAGGAGGCTGCATCCGAGGCTCAG GTGGTGAGCACAGCACCCCTGGTCAACGCAGCGGCCAAACCCCAAGAGCTTCCCGTGATGGCCTCCAAAAAGCCGAATCCCAGCATATCTTCCGCTCAGA AGATGTCCGAGCAAAGCGTGGAGCCTCCGAAACCTTCGCAGAAGAAAAAAGTCAGACGAGAAACATGA
- the mtdha gene encoding metadherin a isoform X2, with amino-acid sequence MAGDMRGFALEKAEMLSGRLKELLSSGQGYIQAQLGVDLGLKPELYPTWVVLSTAAAGLLLLLALSWAAVCGRGAAAKKRGAPVTQCEPVKADVAIAAKPEEPKRRNKKKPGERAPQAAVTSGRVTKTQSNGQPVTVAQEEVKVTVVVPKQAAKIKTGKVREVQAPVQVKNNKKKVKTDVKPVQHVSTNDSKEPEDGAWETKVSNREKKQQRRKDKGPEDSGSSGGVEAPKTHVTTTAATAPTNAKKHRGNHELLPPRTSGKVDTASGAIKVSSSRREEPSVNGVGWTDSSLKIQGQMSAMDGTKWRNVPSAPHYRGPAEPQRWTQEAQAWSGIDGRIKTELNPVSFSMRRLNTSDPISNSMELQWASNPTVDDEWSGYNGLAAAADSTSDWNAPAEHWGNYEEPPVLVTPAAPLKEQPAPNKVSEDEKDAEDSSGAAAKSKKKRKKKKKAEEEAASEAQVVSTAPLVNAAAKPQELPVMASKKPNPSISSAQKMSEQSVEPPKPSQKKKVRRET; translated from the exons ATGGCAGGGGACATGCGAGGCTTCGCGCTGGAAAAAGCCGAAATGCTCTCCGGCCGTTTGAAGGAGCTCCTGTCGTCGGGACAGGGCTACATCCAGGCTCAGCTCGGGGTGGACCTGGGTCTGAAGCCCGAGCTGTACCCGACGTGGGTCGTCCTGTCCACGGCCGCggcggggctgctgctgctgctagcgCTGTCATGGGCCGCCGTCTGCGGCCGTGGGGCCGCCGCGAAGAAGCGAGGAGCCCCGGTGACCCAGTGCGAGCCCGTCAAGGCCGACGTGGCTATAGCTGCGAAGCCAGAAGAACCGAAGAGGAGGAACAAGAAGAAACCGGGGGAAAGGGCTCCGCAGGCTGCGGTAACGAGCGGTCGAGTCACG AAGACTCAGTCTAATGGGCAGCCAGTGACTGTCGCTCAGGAGGAAGTCAAAGTGACTGTGGTGGTTCCAAAGCAGGCCGCGAAGATCAAAACGGGGAAG GTCCGTGAGGTGCAGGCCCCTGTGCAGGTGAAAAATAACAAGAAGAAAGTGAAGACGGACGTGAAACCAGTTCAGCATGTGTCTACAAATGATTCAAAGGAACCTGAGGATG GTGCATGGGAGACCAAAGTCAGTAACCgtgagaagaagcagcagcgcAGGAAGGACAAAGGCCCTGAGGACTCTGGGAGCTCAGGAGGTGTCGAGGCCCCCAAAACCCATGTGACAACAACTGCAGCCACAGCCCCCACCAACGCCAAGAAGCACAGAGGAAACCATG AGTTGCTGCCTCCAAGAACCAGTGGAAAGGTGGATACAGCCAGTGGAGCTATTAAAG TGTCCTCCAGCCGGCGAGAGGAGCCTTCAGTTAACGGCGTAGGATGGACCGACAGTTCTTTGAAGATTCAGGGTCAGATGAGTGCCATGGATGGAACCAAGTGGAGGAACGTGCCCTCTGCTCCGCATTACAGGGGCCCCGCTGAGCCCCAGCGCTGGACACAGGAAGCACAAG CATGGAGTGGCATTGATGGTCGCATAAAGACTGAACTCAACCCTGTGTCCTTCTCCATGCGGAGACTCAACACCTCAG ACCCAATATCCAATTCAATGGAGCTGCAGTGGGCGAGCAACCCAACCGTTGATGATGAATGGTCTGGTTACA acgggctggcagcagcagcggacTCCACCTCTGACTGGAATGCCCCAGCAGAGCACTGGGGCAACTATGAAGAGCCTCCTGTGTTGGTGACACCAGCCGCTCCCCTGAAGGAACAGCCTGCCCCCAACAAG GTATCCGAGGATGAGAAGGATGCCGAGGATTCCTCTGGGGCAGCAGCAAAGtccaagaagaagaggaaaaagaagaagaaagcagaaGAGGAGGCTGCATCCGAGGCTCAG GTGGTGAGCACAGCACCCCTGGTCAACGCAGCGGCCAAACCCCAAGAGCTTCCCGTGATGGCCTCCAAAAAGCCGAATCCCAGCATATCTTCCGCTCAGA AGATGTCCGAGCAAAGCGTGGAGCCTCCGAAACCTTCGCAGAAGAAAAAAGTCAGACGAGAAACATGA